One segment of Streptomyces sp. YIM 121038 DNA contains the following:
- a CDS encoding DeoR/GlpR family DNA-binding transcription regulator — translation MTAEERQRQIVRAARRSGSVDVSALAVELGVAKETVRRDLRALEDHGLVRRTHGGAYPVESSGFETTLAFRTTMHVPEKRRVAAAAAELLGDAETVFIDEGFTPQLIAEALPKNRELTVITASLATAGALATADHITVLLLGGRVRPGTLATVDHWTTRMLAGFVIDLAFIGANGISREHGLTTPDPAVSEVKAQALRASRRVVFTGVHTKFGAASFCRFASVGDLETIVTSTLLSASEAHRYALLGPQVIRA, via the coding sequence ATGACGGCGGAGGAGCGCCAGCGGCAGATCGTGCGCGCGGCTCGCCGCTCGGGATCCGTCGACGTCAGCGCGCTCGCCGTCGAGCTGGGCGTCGCGAAGGAGACCGTACGCCGCGACCTGCGCGCCCTGGAGGACCACGGCCTGGTGCGGCGCACCCACGGCGGCGCCTATCCGGTGGAGAGCTCGGGCTTCGAGACCACCCTCGCGTTCCGCACGACCATGCACGTGCCGGAGAAGCGGCGGGTGGCGGCGGCCGCGGCCGAGCTGCTCGGCGACGCCGAGACGGTGTTCATCGACGAGGGCTTCACCCCGCAGCTGATCGCCGAGGCCCTGCCGAAGAACCGCGAGCTGACCGTGATCACCGCGTCGCTCGCCACGGCGGGCGCCCTCGCCACGGCCGACCACATCACCGTGCTGCTGCTCGGCGGCCGGGTCCGTCCGGGCACCCTCGCGACCGTCGACCACTGGACCACCCGCATGCTGGCGGGCTTCGTCATCGACCTGGCCTTCATCGGCGCCAACGGCATCTCCCGCGAGCACGGGCTCACCACCCCCGACCCGGCGGTCAGCGAGGTGAAGGCGCAGGCGCTGCGGGCGTCACGGCGCGTCGTGTTCACGGGCGTGCACACCAAGTTCGGGGCGGCGAGCTTCTGCCGGTTCGCCTCCGTCGGCGACCTGGAGACCATCGTCACGAGCACCCTCCTGTCCGCGTCCGAAGCCCACCGCTACGCGCTGCTCGGCCCGCAGGTCATCCGCGCCTGA
- a CDS encoding CPBP family glutamic-type intramembrane protease, with protein sequence MSISPDLSVAATAVGGALAAYLLLGEPWLGRRMYGSLARRRATEPGALVRYFGYVIAAWWGLAALAVAVLLLSPGAAPADFGVTLPDDAPYTVPVVLLFGVAAAASSRHFQELARQGKHIPGRAAIEAMLPRTGRERRLAVAAAVTDGICAEFVYRGLLIAFGVGALGLPLYAAAALSLAVYALAGWYQGGTGVLVFALFGALLTGLYLATGSLLLSVAVHVMLSVRDLTIPAPDPAVREAKPGVSAP encoded by the coding sequence ATGTCGATCTCGCCCGACCTATCGGTGGCCGCCACGGCAGTCGGGGGCGCGCTCGCCGCCTATCTGCTGCTCGGCGAGCCCTGGCTGGGGCGCCGCATGTACGGCTCGCTCGCACGCCGCCGCGCCACCGAACCGGGCGCCCTCGTCCGCTACTTCGGATACGTGATCGCCGCCTGGTGGGGGCTGGCCGCGCTGGCTGTGGCGGTGCTGCTGCTCTCGCCCGGCGCCGCCCCGGCCGACTTCGGCGTCACGCTGCCCGACGACGCGCCGTACACGGTGCCGGTCGTCCTGCTCTTCGGCGTCGCCGCCGCCGCGTCGAGCCGCCACTTCCAGGAGCTGGCCAGGCAGGGCAAGCACATCCCCGGCCGCGCCGCCATCGAGGCCATGCTCCCGCGCACCGGGCGGGAGCGACGGCTCGCCGTGGCCGCCGCCGTGACCGACGGGATCTGCGCCGAGTTCGTCTACCGCGGCCTGCTCATCGCCTTCGGCGTCGGCGCCCTCGGGCTGCCGCTGTACGCGGCCGCCGCCCTGTCGCTCGCCGTGTACGCGCTCGCCGGGTGGTACCAGGGCGGCACCGGCGTGCTCGTCTTCGCCCTCTTCGGGGCCCTGCTCACCGGCCTGTACCTGGCCACCGGCAGCCTGCTGCTCTCCGTCGCCGTGCACGTCATGCTCTCCGTGCGCGACCTGACGATCCCCGCGCCCGACCCTGCCGTACGCGAAGCGAAGCCCGGCGTGAGCGCCCCGTAG
- a CDS encoding sugar ABC transporter substrate-binding protein, translating into MRTQSRRRRGPLLAAAAAGTLLVPSLSGCWAGAGGSGSGGDAINVLMVNNPQMVELQKLTAAHFTEETGIEVNFTVLPENDVRDKISQDFANQAGQYDVATLSNYEIPIYARNGWLRELGTYARKDRAFDQNDILPPMRQSLTGADGKLYGEPFYGESSFLMYRKDVFDKAGLTMPARPTWRQVARLAARADGAEEGMKGICLRGLPGWGEVMAPLTTVVNTFGGTWFDKDWKARLDSPAFERATRFYVDLVREHGESGAAQSGYAECLNNLTQGKTAMWYDATAAAGSLESATSPVKGKIGYVAAPVERTPSSGWLYTWAWGLQKASRNQDKAWKFISWASGKEYEELVGEKIGWSNVPAGKRASTYADPRYRKAAAAFQGVTRAAIAGARPRDPGVQPRPAPGIQFVGIPEFTDLGTKVSQEISAAIAGRTSVTSALGRAQDLAEKISEEYEGR; encoded by the coding sequence ATGCGAACCCAGAGCCGACGGAGGCGCGGGCCCCTGCTCGCCGCTGCCGCCGCAGGGACGCTGCTCGTCCCGTCGCTGTCCGGCTGCTGGGCCGGCGCGGGCGGGTCCGGGTCCGGCGGCGACGCCATCAACGTCCTGATGGTGAACAACCCGCAGATGGTCGAGTTGCAGAAGCTCACCGCCGCGCACTTCACCGAGGAGACGGGGATCGAGGTGAACTTCACCGTGCTGCCCGAGAACGACGTCCGCGACAAGATCAGCCAGGACTTCGCCAACCAGGCCGGCCAGTACGACGTGGCGACGCTCAGCAACTACGAGATACCCATCTACGCCAGGAACGGCTGGCTGCGCGAGCTCGGCACCTACGCCCGCAAGGACCGCGCCTTCGACCAGAACGACATCCTGCCGCCGATGCGCCAGTCCCTCACCGGCGCGGACGGCAAGCTCTACGGAGAGCCCTTCTACGGCGAGTCGTCGTTCCTGATGTACCGCAAGGACGTCTTCGACAAGGCCGGGCTCACCATGCCCGCGCGCCCCACCTGGCGCCAGGTCGCCCGTCTCGCCGCCCGGGCCGACGGCGCCGAGGAGGGCATGAAGGGCATCTGCCTGCGCGGCCTGCCCGGCTGGGGCGAGGTCATGGCGCCCCTGACGACCGTCGTGAACACCTTCGGCGGCACCTGGTTCGACAAGGACTGGAAGGCCCGCCTCGACTCCCCCGCGTTCGAGCGGGCCACGCGCTTCTACGTGGACCTCGTACGCGAGCACGGAGAGTCCGGGGCGGCGCAGTCCGGGTACGCGGAGTGCCTCAACAACCTCACCCAGGGCAAGACGGCCATGTGGTACGACGCCACGGCCGCCGCCGGATCGCTCGAATCCGCCACGTCGCCGGTCAAGGGGAAGATCGGCTACGTGGCCGCGCCGGTGGAGCGCACGCCGAGCTCCGGCTGGCTCTACACCTGGGCCTGGGGCCTGCAGAAGGCCTCCCGGAACCAGGACAAGGCCTGGAAGTTCATCTCCTGGGCATCCGGCAAGGAGTACGAGGAACTCGTCGGCGAGAAGATCGGCTGGTCCAACGTGCCCGCGGGCAAACGCGCCTCCACGTACGCCGACCCGCGCTACCGCAAGGCGGCGGCCGCCTTCCAGGGCGTGACCCGCGCCGCCATCGCGGGCGCGCGGCCGCGCGACCCGGGCGTGCAGCCGCGGCCCGCGCCCGGCATCCAGTTCGTCGGCATCCCCGAGTTCACCGACCTCGGCACGAAGGTCTCGCAGGAGATCAGCGCGGCCATCGCCGGACGCACCTCCGTCACGTCGGCCCTCGGCAGGGCCCAGGACCTCGCCGAGAAGATCTCCGAGGAGTACGAGGGCCGATGA
- a CDS encoding alpha/beta hydrolase: protein MTTTRRTPRGRAVASVLALALALPLAAASEALAAPRTADRPATADAPVTRPELPRPTGKYAVGRDTLHLVDKSRKDLWAPEEPRELMTSLYYPARGQGGRATAYTSLEAARALLTYYHLDAPPAAYSATRTYARTGAPAAPGRFPLVLLSPGFTAPRSTLTHLAEDLASRGYVVATVDHAHEAAGGEFEGGRMPPCLGCDPDSTVPGPRITENRAQDLSYVLDRLVGGRSGKATWRHAKMIDRKRIGSGGHSIGGAATMALMNTDRRVRAGMNMDGGIQIKPDGLRGRPFLMLGTELTTKPDGPYHWDDAWPLMDGWKRWLAVAGSGHFTFTDAPVVLEQLGVDEDPEAPISGERAERITRAYVGAFFDRHLRGIEQPLLNGPTADHPEVTFHQP from the coding sequence ATGACGACCACCCGAAGGACCCCGCGCGGCCGTGCCGTCGCGTCCGTGCTCGCGCTGGCCCTCGCCCTGCCGCTCGCGGCCGCGTCGGAGGCGCTCGCCGCGCCGCGGACCGCCGACCGGCCCGCCACCGCCGACGCGCCCGTCACCCGGCCCGAACTCCCGCGCCCCACCGGCAAGTACGCCGTGGGCCGCGACACCCTGCACCTCGTCGACAAGAGCCGCAAGGACCTCTGGGCGCCCGAGGAGCCGCGCGAGCTGATGACCTCCCTGTACTACCCGGCGAGAGGACAGGGCGGGCGCGCCACCGCGTACACGTCCCTCGAGGCCGCCCGCGCCCTGCTCACGTACTACCACCTGGACGCCCCGCCCGCCGCCTACAGCGCGACGCGCACCTACGCCCGCACCGGGGCGCCCGCCGCGCCGGGCCGGTTCCCGCTGGTGCTCCTCTCGCCCGGCTTCACCGCGCCGCGCTCGACCCTGACGCACCTCGCCGAGGACCTGGCGAGCCGCGGCTACGTCGTGGCCACCGTCGACCACGCCCACGAGGCGGCGGGCGGGGAGTTCGAGGGCGGCCGCATGCCGCCGTGCCTGGGCTGCGACCCGGACTCGACCGTTCCGGGCCCGCGCATCACCGAGAACCGGGCCCAGGACCTGTCGTACGTCCTGGACCGTCTGGTCGGCGGGAGGTCCGGCAAGGCGACCTGGCGGCACGCGAAGATGATCGACCGCAAGCGGATCGGCTCGGGCGGCCACTCCATCGGCGGCGCCGCCACCATGGCCCTGATGAACACCGACCGCCGGGTGCGGGCGGGCATGAACATGGACGGCGGCATCCAGATCAAGCCGGACGGCCTGCGCGGCCGCCCCTTCCTGATGCTCGGCACCGAGCTGACCACGAAGCCCGACGGGCCCTACCACTGGGACGACGCCTGGCCCCTCATGGACGGCTGGAAGCGCTGGCTCGCGGTCGCCGGGTCCGGCCACTTCACGTTCACCGACGCCCCGGTCGTCCTCGAACAGCTCGGCGTGGACGAGGACCCCGAGGCGCCGATCTCCGGCGAGCGCGCCGAGCGGATCACCCGCGCCTACGTCGGCGCCTTCTTCGACCGGCATCTGCGGGGCATCGAGCAGCCGCTCCTGAACGGCCCGACGGCCGACCATCCGGAGGTGACGTTCCACCAGCCCTGA
- a CDS encoding 5-dehydro-4-deoxyglucarate dehydratase has translation MTSGRSGRSGTLASRLRVPSGPLFFPVTPFGPGGSIDVDALRTHVRRGVEAGAAAVFACCGTGEFHALTPEEFQECVAAAVAETAGRVPVVAGTGYGTALAVRYARLAEEAGADGLLALPPYLVAASQEGLLRHYAELAAATCLDVVVYQRDNAVFTPATVLGLARTDGVIGFKDGLGDLDLMQRIVSAVRAEGPGDFLYFNGLPTAELTGLAYRGIGVRLYSSAVFCFLPDLALAFHRALNGGDDATAARLIDGFYRPFVELRAQGKGYAVSLVKAGVRLTGLDVGGVRPPLHEPADDHVKRLAELIERGRALAAEAGA, from the coding sequence GTGACGTCAGGCAGGTCAGGTCGGTCAGGAACCCTCGCCTCCCGGCTCCGCGTTCCCAGCGGGCCGCTGTTCTTCCCCGTCACCCCCTTCGGGCCCGGCGGCTCGATCGACGTCGACGCGCTGCGCACCCATGTGCGCCGGGGCGTGGAGGCGGGCGCGGCGGCGGTCTTCGCGTGCTGCGGCACGGGCGAGTTCCACGCGCTGACGCCCGAGGAGTTCCAGGAGTGCGTCGCCGCCGCCGTCGCGGAGACCGCGGGCCGCGTCCCGGTGGTCGCGGGCACCGGCTACGGCACCGCGCTCGCCGTGCGGTACGCGCGCCTCGCCGAGGAGGCGGGCGCCGACGGCCTGCTCGCCCTGCCGCCCTACCTGGTCGCCGCCTCCCAGGAGGGCCTGCTGCGGCACTACGCCGAACTGGCCGCGGCGACCTGTCTGGACGTCGTCGTCTACCAGCGCGACAACGCCGTGTTCACGCCCGCCACGGTCCTCGGCCTCGCCCGCACCGACGGCGTCATCGGCTTCAAGGACGGCCTCGGCGACCTCGACCTGATGCAGCGGATCGTCAGCGCCGTACGCGCCGAAGGGCCCGGGGACTTCCTGTACTTCAACGGCCTGCCCACCGCCGAGCTGACCGGCCTCGCCTACCGGGGCATCGGCGTGCGCCTGTACTCCTCGGCCGTGTTCTGCTTCCTGCCCGACCTCGCGCTCGCCTTCCACCGGGCGCTGAACGGCGGCGACGACGCGACGGCGGCCCGGCTGATCGACGGCTTCTACCGGCCCTTCGTGGAACTGCGCGCCCAGGGCAAGGGCTACGCGGTCTCCCTGGTCAAGGCGGGGGTGCGGCTCACCGGCCTCGACGTGGGCGGGGTGCGCCCGCCGCTGCACGAGCCCGCCGACGACCACGTCAAGCGCCTGGCCGAACTCATCGAGCGGGGCCGGGCCCTGGCGGCGGAGGCCGGGGCGTGA
- a CDS encoding NAD(P)-dependent oxidoreductase, translated as MPAPRTVLLTGAAGGLGTLMRGLLPAYGYELRLLDLRPVEGAPGALTVDLADRAALREAVRGVDAVLHLAGISLESTFDKILKANVEGTYHLYEAVREEGVPRVVFASSNHAVGFAPRPVGTDPLIPVDAPRRPDTYYGLSKSFGEDLAQYYWDKHGVQTVSVRIGACFAEPADVRMLSVWMSPEDGARLFHAALTAPDVGHTVVYGSSANTRLWWDLEPARALGYAPRDDSERFAAKLIAEHGELDPANPDHAHLGGRFCTNPPVWPY; from the coding sequence ATGCCCGCTCCCCGCACCGTCCTGCTGACCGGAGCCGCCGGCGGTCTCGGCACCCTGATGCGCGGCCTGCTGCCCGCGTACGGCTACGAGCTGCGCCTGCTCGACCTGCGCCCCGTCGAGGGCGCGCCCGGCGCGCTCACCGTGGACCTCGCCGACCGGGCCGCGCTGCGCGAGGCCGTGCGGGGCGTGGACGCGGTGCTCCACCTCGCGGGCATCTCCCTGGAGTCCACCTTCGACAAGATCCTCAAGGCCAACGTCGAAGGCACGTACCACCTCTACGAGGCGGTGCGCGAGGAGGGCGTGCCCCGCGTCGTGTTCGCCTCCTCCAACCACGCGGTGGGCTTCGCCCCGCGCCCCGTCGGCACCGACCCGCTGATCCCCGTCGACGCCCCGCGCCGCCCCGACACGTACTACGGCCTGTCGAAGTCCTTCGGCGAGGACCTGGCCCAGTACTACTGGGACAAGCACGGCGTGCAGACGGTGTCCGTGCGGATCGGCGCCTGCTTCGCCGAGCCCGCCGACGTCCGGATGCTGTCGGTGTGGATGTCACCCGAGGACGGCGCGCGGCTCTTCCACGCGGCGCTCACCGCCCCGGACGTCGGGCACACCGTGGTGTACGGCTCGTCCGCCAACACCCGGCTGTGGTGGGACCTGGAGCCCGCGCGGGCGCTCGGGTACGCGCCCCGGGACGACTCCGAGCGGTTCGCGGCGAAGCTGATCGCCGAGCACGGGGAGCTCGACCCCGCCAACCCCGACCACGCGCACCTCGGCGGCCGCTTCTGCACGAACCCGCCAGTGTGGCCGTATTGA
- a CDS encoding S28 family serine protease: MRNKGISALVCAGLTAGAAVLATAGTAAAQDGAAQAQTRAGSGRADTSARATAEDVRERLEKIPGMTVVSVTDKEGYPFYTLTYRQPVDHERPHKASFTQRLTLWHKSTDRPTVLYTTGYGIASGTTAVTRLLDANQVSLEHRYFLQSRPQGAAGDDWTKMTVQQEAADEHRVTQALRGIERGKWIGTGASKGGMTATYHERFYPEDLDAVVAFVAPNDKNNRDDSGYERFFETVGTKECRAALNAVQREMLVRRAALLPKFEADAKANGQTFEETLGTTDRAYEFAVLDQVWNFWQSGSIDNCATVPDAKKATDDELYSWSKGHGLSVYYDEDLGVNSSGPYYRQAATQLGWADLKFKHLKGVRHYPDIYQPNSVLPAAMRGTYDNATIADVDRWVKTRGQRMMFIYGENDPWSAEKFTPSHRDSYRYEVPGANHGASIAKLPEPQQSRVIATIKRWADVK, translated from the coding sequence GTGCGCAACAAGGGGATATCCGCGCTGGTCTGTGCCGGACTCACGGCAGGCGCCGCGGTGCTCGCCACCGCGGGCACGGCGGCCGCGCAGGACGGCGCGGCGCAGGCGCAGACCAGGGCCGGCTCCGGGCGGGCCGACACCTCGGCGAGAGCCACCGCGGAGGACGTCCGCGAACGCCTGGAGAAGATACCGGGCATGACGGTCGTCTCCGTGACGGACAAGGAGGGCTATCCCTTCTACACCCTGACCTACCGTCAGCCGGTCGACCACGAGCGCCCGCACAAGGCCTCCTTCACCCAGCGCCTGACGCTGTGGCACAAGTCGACGGATCGGCCGACCGTCCTGTACACCACCGGCTACGGCATCGCCTCCGGCACCACCGCCGTCACCCGGCTCCTGGACGCCAACCAGGTCAGCCTCGAACACCGCTACTTCCTCCAGTCCCGCCCCCAGGGCGCGGCGGGCGACGACTGGACGAAGATGACCGTCCAGCAGGAGGCGGCCGACGAGCACCGCGTCACCCAGGCCCTGCGCGGCATCGAGCGGGGCAAGTGGATCGGCACCGGCGCCAGCAAGGGCGGCATGACGGCCACGTACCACGAGCGCTTCTACCCCGAGGACCTGGACGCCGTGGTCGCGTTCGTCGCGCCCAACGACAAGAACAACCGGGACGACTCCGGCTACGAGCGCTTCTTCGAGACCGTCGGCACCAAGGAGTGCCGCGCGGCCCTGAACGCCGTGCAGCGCGAGATGCTCGTCCGCCGCGCCGCGCTCCTGCCCAAGTTCGAGGCGGACGCCAAGGCCAACGGCCAGACCTTCGAGGAGACGCTCGGCACGACCGACCGCGCGTACGAGTTCGCGGTCCTCGACCAGGTGTGGAACTTCTGGCAGTCGGGCAGCATCGACAACTGCGCCACCGTGCCCGACGCGAAGAAGGCCACGGACGACGAGCTCTACTCCTGGTCCAAGGGGCACGGTCTGAGCGTCTACTACGACGAGGACCTCGGCGTGAACAGCTCGGGCCCCTACTACCGCCAGGCCGCCACCCAGCTCGGCTGGGCCGACCTGAAGTTCAAGCACCTCAAGGGCGTGCGCCACTACCCGGACATCTACCAGCCGAACTCGGTCCTGCCCGCCGCCATGCGGGGCACGTACGACAACGCGACCATCGCCGACGTCGACCGCTGGGTGAAGACCCGGGGCCAGCGGATGATGTTCATCTACGGCGAGAACGACCCGTGGAGCGCGGAGAAGTTCACCCCGAGCCACCGCGACTCCTACCGCTACGAGGTGCCGGGCGCCAACCACGGCGCGTCCATCGCGAAACTGCCCGAGCCGCAGCAGTCCCGGGTCATCGCGACGATCAAGCGCTGGGCGGACGTGAAGTAA
- a CDS encoding TIGR03086 family metal-binding protein: MPETSNPLPDAVDPAGEPHELPDLRPQARLVASLAVGVTDDQLDGPTPCPDYAVRHLLGHLVGLAAAFTDAARKDLGARTDTDPSSRLPDIDADWRDELPRRLAELAEVWRDSAAWTGQTRAGGVDLPGEVAGVVAVDELVVHGWDLARATGQEYAPDAASLGVAHAMLSATDADGPAARSSLFGPPVPVPPEAPLLDRVIALSGRDPRWRP, encoded by the coding sequence ATGCCCGAGACCTCGAACCCCCTGCCGGACGCGGTGGACCCCGCGGGGGAGCCGCACGAGCTGCCGGACCTGAGGCCACAGGCGCGCCTGGTGGCGAGCCTGGCCGTGGGGGTGACGGACGACCAGTTGGACGGGCCGACGCCCTGCCCCGACTACGCCGTGCGCCATCTGCTCGGCCACCTCGTCGGGCTCGCCGCCGCGTTCACCGACGCCGCGCGCAAGGACCTGGGGGCGCGCACCGACACCGATCCGTCGAGCAGGCTGCCCGACATCGACGCCGACTGGCGCGACGAGCTGCCGCGCCGCCTCGCCGAGCTGGCGGAGGTGTGGCGCGACTCCGCCGCGTGGACCGGGCAGACCCGGGCGGGCGGCGTGGACCTGCCCGGCGAGGTGGCCGGGGTCGTCGCCGTCGACGAACTCGTCGTGCACGGCTGGGACCTGGCGCGGGCCACCGGCCAGGAGTACGCGCCGGACGCGGCGAGCCTCGGCGTCGCCCACGCGATGCTGTCCGCCACCGACGCCGACGGCCCGGCGGCGCGGAGCTCGCTCTTCGGGCCGCCGGTGCCCGTCCCGCCGGAGGCTCCCCTCCTGGACCGCGTCATCGCGCTCAGCGGCCGCGACCCGCGCTGGCGGCCATAG
- a CDS encoding sugar ABC transporter permease encodes MTAAPTATRTPPRAPGSVPRPSPRLRAWVTRAPLLPALVFMIAVTQLPFVATLVISFFDWNALYPDARRFTGLANYHEVLADADLRKSVLTTILLTATVVLASLVAGLGLALLLDRRFRGRGVVRTLLIAPFLLVPVAAALLWKHVLYNPEYGLFNGVLHWVGGDGAAQPDWISDTPLIAVELALIWQWTPFMMLILLAGLQSRDPELIEAARMDGAGNWQVFRHLTLPHLRRYLELGALLGSIYIVQNFDAVFTITSGGLGTANLPYTVYQSFYQAHENGLASAAGVLVVIGSIVIATFALRVVSSLFREEVFRA; translated from the coding sequence ATGACCGCCGCACCGACAGCCACCCGCACGCCCCCGCGCGCGCCCGGCTCCGTGCCGCGCCCCTCGCCCCGGCTGCGCGCCTGGGTCACCCGGGCCCCGCTGCTCCCCGCCCTCGTCTTCATGATCGCCGTGACCCAGCTGCCGTTCGTGGCCACCCTGGTGATCTCGTTCTTCGACTGGAACGCGCTCTACCCGGACGCGCGCAGGTTCACCGGCCTCGCCAACTACCACGAGGTCCTCGCGGACGCCGACCTGCGCAAGTCCGTGCTGACGACGATCCTCCTGACGGCGACGGTCGTCCTCGCCAGCCTCGTCGCCGGGCTCGGCCTCGCGCTGCTCCTCGACCGCAGGTTCCGCGGCCGGGGGGTGGTGCGCACCCTGCTCATCGCGCCGTTCCTGCTCGTGCCGGTCGCGGCGGCCCTGCTGTGGAAACACGTCCTCTACAACCCGGAGTACGGCCTGTTCAACGGGGTCCTGCACTGGGTGGGCGGGGACGGCGCGGCCCAGCCCGACTGGATCTCCGACACCCCGCTCATCGCCGTCGAGCTGGCCCTGATCTGGCAGTGGACGCCCTTCATGATGCTGATCCTGCTCGCCGGGCTGCAGAGCCGCGACCCCGAACTCATCGAGGCGGCCCGCATGGACGGCGCGGGCAACTGGCAGGTGTTCCGCCATCTGACGCTGCCCCATCTGCGCCGCTACCTCGAACTGGGCGCACTGCTCGGCTCGATCTACATCGTGCAGAACTTCGACGCCGTCTTCACGATCACCTCCGGCGGCCTGGGCACCGCGAACCTGCCCTACACCGTCTACCAGAGCTTCTACCAGGCCCACGAGAACGGCCTGGCGTCCGCCGCCGGGGTGCTCGTCGTCATCGGGTCGATCGTCATCGCGACCTTCGCGCTGCGCGTGGTGTCGTCGCTGTTCCGCGAGGAGGTGTTCCGCGCATGA